GCAGCTCCACCCGTCCCCCCTCCTCTCCCGCAACCCCCGCCATGGCTCCCACCGTTCACGGAATCGCACTCGGCATGATCGAAACCCGGGGCCTGGTGCCGGCGATTGAGGCGGCCGACGCCATGACCAAGGCCGCCGAAGTCACGATGGTGGCCCGGGAATTCGTGGGCGGCGGCTACGTCACCGTGATGGTGCGGGGCGAAACCGGTGCGGTGAACGCCGCTGTGCGCGCCGGTGCCGATGCCTGCGAACGGGTGGGCGACGGCCTGGTGGCCGCCCACATCATCGCCCGTCCCCACACCGAGGTGGAGCCCGCCCTGCAGGGCACGGAGGCCACCCGCCGCCTGTGATGAGCATGGACGCCGCGCATCCGCGCGTCCTGGGCTACCTGGGCCGCGCGCTCAGTCTTGAACTCTCGGCCGTGCAGCAGTACATGACCCAGGCCTCCCTGCTGGAGCTCTGGGGCGACAGCGAGGCAGCCACCCGTTTCCGTCAGGAAACGGTGGAGGAGATGCAGCACGCCGAGCAGCTGGTGAAGCGCATGCTTCGCCTTGGGGTGGCCCCGGCCGCCTCCCAGCTGCGGCCCGTGAGCCATGCGGCCGATCTGGCCGGACTGCTGCGCGGGAATCTCAGCCTGGAAGACGATCTCATCAATCATTACGCCGAAGCCGTGCGCTTCTGTCTTTTGATTGGCGATAGCGAGAATGAGGCCTTCTTCCGCGACCTGTGGACCGACGAGCAGCACCACGCCGAGGACCT
This portion of the Cyanobium sp. NIES-981 genome encodes:
- a CDS encoding ferritin-like domain-containing protein gives rise to the protein MDAAHPRVLGYLGRALSLELSAVQQYMTQASLLELWGDSEAATRFRQETVEEMQHAEQLVKRMLRLGVAPAASQLRPVSHAADLAGLLRGNLSLEDDLINHYAEAVRFCLLIGDSENEAFFRDLWTDEQHHAEDLGRWLRGLTGSRSRLDERATF